AGGAAGGTTCAAGTGACTACCGTTACTTCCCAGAGCCAGACCTACCAGCTTTAGAAATTTCACAAGAATGGCTTGAAGAAGTTCGTGCAGAATTACCAATTATGCCGAAAGAACGTCGTCAAGTTTACATCAATCAATACGACTTACCTGAATACGATGCAATGGTATTGACCCTTTCAAAAGAAATGTCAGATTTCTTTGAAGGAACAATTGCTGCAGGCGCAGATCCAAAACAAGCATCGAACTGGTTGATGGGTGAAGTTTCTGCTTACCTAAACAGTGAGAAACTAGAACTACACGACACTAAGTTAACACCAGCTAACTTAGCAGGAATGATTCAATTAATTGCTGACGGTACAATCAGCTCGAAAATTGCGAAAAAAGTATTCCGTTTGTTGGCAACTAAAGGCGGCGATGCTAAGGAAGTCGTTGAGAAAGAAGGATTGATTCAATTATCCGATCCATCACAACTTCTACCAATTATCAATGCTGTCTTAGATGGTAACCAACAATCAATCGAAGACTTTAAAGCAGGGAAAGACCGTGCAAAAGGCTTCCTTGTTGGTCAAATTATGAAACAAACAAAAGGTCAAGCAAACCCAGGTATGGTAAACAAATTACTAGCTGAAGAACTTGGCAAACGTTAATAGTAGATAAGGATGGTCGATACAGCTTTAAAAAAGCTCTACCACATAAAAAAGGATTGAGCCTCAGACTCAATCCTTTTTTTCATTAATATCTAGAACGGTTTCGCGCTCCACCAATTGATGGGGTACGACAACTCTCAGGCCTGCTGAAGGCTGATCAGGTTCTTTTAATTGCTTAATTAAGGCCTGGATGCCGTGGCGACCCAAGTCTGGTATGGCAACATCGACACTTGTTAAATAAGGGTGCGTCAATGTTGCGAAAATAGAATTGTTAAAACTAATGAGTGACAAATCATCAGGTACTTTGTAATGATGTAATTCAGCTAGTTGAATGATACGAAGGGCAAAGATATCATCAATCACAACAACTGCCGTTGCTTTCGTTTCTTTTAAATGATCGCCGAAGTGCATGTAATCTTCAGGACCTAACAAGGTAACTGCTGGGAAAACGTCAAGTCCAGCCAGCATTAATGCTTTTTGATAACCAAAGTAACGTTCGAAATACAAGATTTCCTCGGTTGTATTACTAATAAATAAAATACGCTTGTGACCATTTCTAATTAAATAATCGGTTGCGTGCTTTCCGAGTAGTTGGTTGTCATTATCGACGTAAGAAATCTTCTCTTCATGTCTGTAAGGTTGGCCGACTAACGTAAAGCGAATCTTATGTTTCGTTAAGTAATCAACGATAGGATCAGACCGATCTGAATAAAGAAGGATGAAGCCATCGACTTGCCGTTGCAAATGCATCTGTTTAACATTTAAAAGTAAATGATCAAAGTCGCGTGCAGAAGCGATGGCCGTTGCCATCCCATGTTTATGGGCTTCTTCGTTAATGGCTTCGATAATCTCCAAATAAAAGGGATTTCCTAGCCGTTCTTTTGAATCGAAGGGAGGAAGAATAACGCCGATTGCATTTGCAGAACCTTTACCTAAGTTTTGGGCGGTTTTGTTTGGTACATAACCCATTTCTTCCATCACTTTGCGAACTTTTTTCTTAGTAGCAGGTGAAATGCTGTGGTGATCGTTAATGACCCGAGAAACAGTCGATGTCGCAACACCGG
This genomic interval from Jeotgalibaca arthritidis contains the following:
- a CDS encoding LacI family DNA-binding transcriptional regulator, which encodes MTITVKDVAKRAGVATSTVSRVINDHHSISPATKKKVRKVMEEMGYVPNKTAQNLGKGSANAIGVILPPFDSKERLGNPFYLEIIEAINEEAHKHGMATAIASARDFDHLLLNVKQMHLQRQVDGFILLYSDRSDPIVDYLTKHKIRFTLVGQPYRHEEKISYVDNDNQLLGKHATDYLIRNGHKRILFISNTTEEILYFERYFGYQKALMLAGLDVFPAVTLLGPEDYMHFGDHLKETKATAVVVIDDIFALRIIQLAELHHYKVPDDLSLISFNNSIFATLTHPYLTSVDVAIPDLGRHGIQALIKQLKEPDQPSAGLRVVVPHQLVERETVLDINEKKD